The genome window tgtgcaagtctcagaggggcagccatgttagtctgtatctgttaTCTTTTCTTGAGGTGTTTGTAAAcattgaggttctactgtattcaCATGCCCAAATATTTATGAAAATTATGTTCAATTGCTTTTTCTAAAATCAATAATACCAAAATCAGGAAATTATAATTTAAAGCtgaaaactctttatttaacctGATCTGATAAGCCTAAATATTGTAGCGCATATAATGGCATATAGAATTTCATATAGATTTTTCAGTGCTTATTGAACTCCCATTGAAGTAAAGGGGCTCAATTCAGCAATCTTTGTTTGGCCTCGTCCTCACTGTGAATTCttctggcaaaaaatatgctaatgagggattcattagcataagtcatgacatcattagcatattttctgccatttctttttgtgcaagaggtttttgtgcaaaaagaagcagtgtgtgtgtggggggggggggggggaggttgcacaaaaaccctgtttagcacaagatccttatgtctctcTGAGacgggcataaggatcttgtgcaaaacagggtttttgcgcaaccccccccctccaaactgcttctttttgcacaaaaactccttgtgcaaaaagaaacggcaaaaatatgctaatgatgtcacaacTTTTGttaatgagcccctcattagcatattttctgatgGAAGAActtgtagtgaagacatagcctttgagtatAAGTAAAATTTGGAGACTGACACAAAGAGAAGTCTCCTTGAATAAAGACCACAGGATTTGACACAAGGAATGTCAAATCAAATTAGATAATAAGGTAAATGTTAAGTGTCTGATTTTGCATTCCTTACACAGCATGGCAGGATTGGAAGTCTAAAGTCTGATACTGTGAAACTGATTATTGTTTTGCCTCAGTCAAATGGGAGGATGATTAGACCCTCTTGCTTAATTACTTGGGGCCAAATTACTCTCTGGTGCAATTtaaatgaaatcaatggagttgcaTCTGGGCTGAATTTTGTCCATAGACCATACTTGTATCATGATATGGGCAGTAATTTCAGTGAGAGCTCTGTGTATATAATCTCATGTCCATTTATGTGCTAAAATAGAGCACAGGTTACAGTTTACAGACTTTTAGGAACATAGTACACATTAAGAAGATTTAGTAATCTGCAAGAACCTGAAATCATTATGTAATTACATGCTATTTAGCAACTTCCTTAGGCATCATCTGCCATAATCAGTGTTGTATAATTCAGTTTATTGTACTGATTCTTAGGTGAATTAACTTTGTCCACAAATTTGTTTAGATATAACTTTACAAGAATATATAGGGTTCAACCTTACATATGgatttcccaacatatgtctttGTCAAAATCTATCTGTACAGGGCATTTGGAGCCTTCACTAAGCCCAGATAACCAATTAAGCTTCATGTCACACTCAAAACCCAAAAGTATACAACGCATTGGGGAATCCGAAAATGACTGCAGTATTGCAAAACAAAGCTGTCGAGAAGATCACAACTGCTTTATGAAGTATAAGAACTTCCAAAGGGTATGCAGAGCAGAGGTGGCAAAATGCAGTCTCCAGATGGTCGGGCAACAATGTTTGTCAGCATGGAAGGAACTGAGAAAAACAGTGCTGGGGAACTGCAAGTGTTCAGAACCAGTTCAAAAAAGATGTGCTAAAATATGGAATAGTATCTTTAATAATACTTGTTTACAGTATGCACAGGAGACTCCAGCTTCTGCCACTAGAAAAGAAGACTATGATCATGAAAGAAATCAGGGCATTCATCCAGGTTAGTGATATTCAGAAATATCtttacaagaaaaaaatgttttattacaaCACAAAAGCTGTGCTAAACTGTGCCCTTATATACTAATTTAAATCCAGTATGATAACATTTGTGGGACtgtttgtatatttttattacttatttgcagctgaagtggggggggggggtaggagaaTTCTAGGAAGCTGATTAAATGTATGTGAATAATTTAAACATCTTATCAAGTGGCAAGTGAAATCATAATTTGAATGaaagaaataatttcctaatgtgtGTTTGTATGGCATGTAGAACAAAACAATTCAGGTCCTGACTGCTACTACAATAGATAAGGAAATAATTAATTTTTTGGCTGGGAGTCTGGACCAAAAGTAAGAAAAATATTTACTTCGGTTCAATCTGGAAAGAGAAagtaaaaaaagttatttcagaaaCATGTCTGCatatttccaaaacaaaatttGCTCTCCTGTCCAATCTTGGCTGAATGAAATTTACATTTTTGCAGTGGAACTGATGAAAAAGTCAATTCTGCTCGGTGGATGCTGGATTCCCAGGGTCTGTAGTTCCAAGGCAATCCCCTGAGTGTGGACTGCTCTGAGAGTCAGGGTTCCCAGTGCTTCCAGGCTCCCAGCTATAGAAAAGGGCTCCTGGAAGCACTGGCATGGGGAAGCTGCCCCAGAGCCATGGACCCTTCTGTCACTTGGATCCTTAGCCCTGGGACTGTCCACCTGGCAGAGCTGGCTCTGATGTCATAGAATCAATCAAGCCCAAGACACTGAGGGCTATGGGGGTTGGCAAGCTCCCTGTTGTGGAACTATACTGCAGTGAGAGTTTCACCACATCTGCAACAGAGTCAATGAAACAATTTCTGTCCAGAGAATCAACATTTACTGATGAACCAGTAACTACTGTCCCTCACTGCTACTACTAAATATTAATAACAACAATTAATAATAATTGGTAGAGTTTTACATAGAAATGAATGCACTGTTAATGGTCAATATTTTTAAACGGTGTATCTATTCATAAATTTAAGCTATCATAATTATATTTAATCAGAAGAGACCTGATTaacagaggtgctgagcatccaAGAGTTCTCACTGAGATCCCAAACTTTTAGGCCTCATATTCAGAGAGGAGGGTGATGTTGTCAAAAGCAATAAAGAAAGATCCTGTGCAACGTGTGCTTTAATATCTCTAAATAAATATAACAAAGCTTTTATAGTTTGTAAACAAATTGATGAGCCTATTTGACAAAACTAATTTatcttttctctttatttttatttaaaggcTATGCTAGCAATACAGCCAATAAAGTTTTACATTAAAGCTCACAACCAAGTTGACACCATAATATATCAATGTTATATATATATTCTCTGTatgtattttttcttcttctagaTAATATTAACATGGAAACTAAATTACAATGGAACTTATCTGCTCTTTCCAAACTCGGTaaatttgaatttattttattaatgtatAAATCATGTTTATGGTTTTTGTTTCCATTGGTGGTAGTGGGCAATGGAGCTGCaaatatattaaataataatatttaacaaACATACTTAAAATAAGAGATTTAATGAGAACCCCAAAGATTTTGAGATAGATTTCTGTTCAGTTAAGAATGCAGAAGttcacaataaaaaaaatcctgatcCCATTTAAGCCAGGGGCAATTCTTCTCATTTTGTCCCATACAAAATTGTAAAAAATGAGCTGAACATTTCAAAACATAAAAGGGCTAGCTTCAAATCTGAGTTTAAGAATAGATGCAAGTTTCAGCAGCAGAAGGATTGTTCTAATTTTATCTGAATTAGTTTCCACATCCCTTAAATACAATGGTTATAACAAGGTGGATAAGTAATAGTAAAGACAGATAACTCACTCTTATAGATGTAACTATTAAAATGATAGCATTAGgaatttttgtaataaaaatacacTAATAGTATTTATTTATCAACAGTCACAACACTGTGGTATGTCCATATACTTTGAATTGCAAATAAAGATCAAATCCAGGGTGCCCTATATGAGGTGCTGCAAACTCTGAAATAATACTCAGCAGGAGACAGGAGTTTGCATGACTGGACCCTGACTTTGATATTACAATTTATAAACATAATACGCAAAGAGCACTGGGGCTTCACAGATGAATAACTAATCAAATGAAGTAATCAAAAATGAAGAGCTTACTTTCTATGGCAGCAGTTCTAGCTCCATTTAGGTGTACAGCAAAGTGTCCATTAACTTAATGGAGACAGGATTTCACCGGCAGTGTTTCAGATAACAAAAAACATCTTtaaggcagagttaaggttgcctgGCAGTGTCTCATGCCCTTCCAGAAGGTTGACTTCATCAAAGCTCAAATCTCTGAGAAATAAAGAGATAAGGTCATTCAGGCTTAAATTTCTGAAAAGCAGTTATAGTATGCTCCAAAGCACAAAATGCCATATGTCCCTGAGACTTATTGACATGTTCATTATTCAGCTCTACAAAATAACCTTAACTTTCATGTATCCTGCTTAATAGCAGCGCTATAttatgaaaataattattttggtgcCAAATTCTAACCCTGGGGAATTCAACGGCAAAACTTCCCTTGATTGCAAAAGGATGGGTATTTGACCATTAGACTGAAATTTACATTGCTGTAGAGAAACCTTACGAGGTCTTCTAGAGTTCACCTTTTCAACCTTCATATCCCCATAATCATCTccaacattttattattaatgaATAGTGAAATAACTTAGAATTATCTTGCACATGGTTGTCTCTACAGCTGGTAGATTAATTTAAGTTCAAAGTATTTACAAATAAAATGGGaaatggaggaggggaaaatatTGTTCTAATGTGTATCAATTTTTGAACCAGCCCTAATTTTtagaacattttctttttgttaagACTTGATCCTACAACAGTTGGTGCAGATGACTCCCAGGGGCTTCAGTGAGAATCCAGAAGCACAAAAAATAGCCACTAGATTTGTCTTTATATTTACCTTTAcgtattctttaaaaaaatattattctttTAGAGTACACAGAGAATGGAACCTGTTTTGATGTAAACAAGGAATGCATTGAAGATGAAATATGCAATAAACAGTTATCTCTGTACCTCAAAGTTTGTTCAGTAACCAGaaagcagtgccacatggaacaATGCCGAGCAGCCATAAGGTTCTTCTATCAAAATATGCCTTTTAATGTTGCCCAGATGTTGACATTTTGCGACTGTGCACAGCCTGATGAATCCTGTCAGCAGGCCAAAGAACTTCTTCATGGCAAGCCATGTGCAGTCAACATAGTTCCCCCTCCATCTTGTCTAAATGTAATTCACAAGTGTCAAGACAATGAGTTGTGCAGGTTAGTAAAAGAATTATTACTTTATTTAACCTTTGCCTTGTAACATGTGTGTCAATAACAATGAAAAAAGGTGATAAATATAATAACTCTttatacacataggctacgtctagactggcatgattttccgcaaatgcttttaacggaaaagattttccgttaaaagcatttgcggaaaagagcatctagattggcatggacacttttccgcaaaagcactttttgcggaaaagcatccgtgccaatctagatgcagttttgcgcaaaaaagccccgatcaccattttcgccatcggggcttttttgcgcaaaacagtttttagctgtctacactggccctcttgcgcaaaaacatttccggaaaaggcttttgcccaaacgggaacgtcaaagcatttgcgcaagaagcactgattttggacagtagaacatcagtgcttttgcgcaaaatcaagcagctagtgtagacagctggcaagtttttgcacaaaagcagctgcttttgcagaaaaacttggcagtctagatacagtcatacagatttttttcattatAGTTATTTGATGATTGCTGGTGTCTGAGAACAAGAATGCCTGCCGAGAAATCTTTTTCTAAACTTTATAAGCAAGAGCAATGGAAAAGTTTGCCATCTTTTAATTTCCCAATTAAAATAAATTCCTGGATATCTGGGCACTCTATATAATGGACTCTCAAAACATCACTATGACAGGAGGTTTAGATCTCAGATCATTCTACTACTGATAATATAGGGAGTATGACACACTACGAGCAGTTTTGATTCTGGCCAGGAAAGGAAAGTGCAAAACATATAAATTAGTCAGTTTGCTACAATATTTAGGTAGATTGTTTTCACTTTTTACCCTAATAAGGAATATTTAATATATTCTTTGTCACATGGCACAGACTTAAGCCATTTCTGAAAACAAGGATCTGTtctgaaaagtgactgtaaaaatgTCACTGTAGGTTCAATTCCTTATGATTCCTAAAGACTTCCATATTAGCTGCATTCATTTTACAAGTAAATTAGCAGGATTCTTTTCAATCATGAGCCTTGAAAACTCAGTCTGAGATTTATATGTCTTGTCTATCATCACCCATAACAAATTTTCAATagacaaattatggaaaattaTCCGGGATTTTCAATCCCACTCACTTCAGATTTTGTCCTGGGGAATGGCCATTGCCTTCACATAGGTTGTGCAAAGCATGATGCTGACTGGGCAAAGTTCATTTGGTGAAATTAATTATCCATTAACCCAGTAATCTGACCCTTTGCACCCAATTATTGCAGAAGGAAAACAGTCTAAATAAGAAAGcactttcatttctttctttttgtctttttctcCTTCAAACAGAGTGTATGTGATGATAGTCCTCTATATGTGAGAAAAGCCCAGTCCATCCATAAACAAACACTTGTAGAATGAACCAACTTTTGGATATATTTCCACTTTATTTTACAAAATATCTGAATGAGAAACAGCTGGACTCTTGgcctgtgcagacagtgccactTAAATATGATCATTATTTTGTCGGCAACTGGCTTGCTTTAGTTTTCAATTACGTCATTCTAGTACTATTGGACAAGACCTGAAACTCATCTAATAAATTAAACTGTAAATTAACCTCCACTAAAGAGACCCAGGATCACATTCAGCTCTGGTACTAGCAGGTTCTATTCAAATTAACGTAAGTGGAGGTTCCACTTTTTTACGTCAGGTTGAATTGTGTGAGTAGGAGCCTAACTGGAAACCATATTTAGCAGAGACTTGTTGTATTACCCATTATTGTTTGAACATTAATGGTTTGCAAACATTAACAATCAGTAGGCATAGATATCAAAATTACACTATGGATTATATTTAGCTGTTCCTATAAATTATGAACCTGATTGTGCCATTAACACAGAAATGAGACCTACTTTGACAGAAGCCTTTAATTGTATAACATATGTTCTGTGTAATTGGTTCCTACATTGAACCTTATAAGTCTATTCCTTGCCAGACATGCTATTTTAAGAGTCCTGTGACATCAGTGCTTAATTAATATAGTAGTTTTCAGCTATATTTCAATGGATCAATGTGCAGCAAATTCAAGTCTGGTCTAACAACTAATATTTAATACAATAGATATTGATTAGAAAGATATTTATCTGGGGTTTTACAACAGTGTCCTATTAAGAAAATTGCTATGTTTATTGGTAAACATTGGCACATCATGAGCTATATTTATTCTACTCAACCAATATAATAAATAAATTGTCAAATGGGATCATTGAACTCAGAAAGAAGAACCAAGTTAATCCTACTTACTCATTTAATTTGATCACTGCTAACCTTCTAATGTGGATTTATAGTTATTATATCTGTTGGCtgagtttttttaaattggttttgtttttagcCTGAAAAATGTTTTACTCTATGGATTAGATAGTCTTTATCTTATAACACTCCAATTCAGTGTTTGTTCCGCCTAGACATATGATTTTACACATCTGCCACATCCATTAGAAATTTACTTGCTTTGGTTTCATTGTGATGTCCAGCCTGATAATTCTGCTTTGCTAAAAGCTGTCTTCTCTGGATGTCTCCTTAGATAATTATTACTTTCAGCACTTATTGTTGGACTCTGAAAAAATCTCTGCTGTTGGTAAATGAATCAACATTTATTTTCTTCAGAAAAATTCATTTCTGAAACCCAGATTCTGCCCTTGGTTACAATTATACAACACCATTGTTGTCAGTGATATCAGACAGGTTTAAGGAAAGCAAAATTTGGATCTATTGATACAGCTCTGTAGcattatacttaaaaaaaattcagtagaGATGGGGGGTCTATTGCACCCTACCAGGCCTATTGATACCATGACATCCCTAGGATGGAGTCAGATAACCAGGAGAGCTTTTGTATTTGGAACTGTAGAGAATTTGACAGAAAAGGGATTTCAGGAGACATTAAATCCTGACAAGTGCCTGAATGAGTGACAGATACCTTTTTGAGGAGAGCTTTTCATACCATGAAAACAccctttccttttttctcctctcctcttgcTTTCATTCAGAAAGCTACTGCCTTACTAGACCCATCGTCAGCATTCATAGAGAAATTTCTGATTAAAAATGTCTTTTACTAACATATTTCTGGTAATTTTCAAGTTAGCTTCttttgtgttttgtgtgtgtgtgtgtgtgggggggtgttgcTCTGCTTCAATTTGTCTTAATAATAATATATCAAAGTTTTACTTGTGTGTTTCCTATGTTTCCTCCAGGAAAAAATATGAAGTTTTTCAATCAACATGCTGGAGACATGTGACAAAAAGATGCTATGATGATAAAACTTGCCTTGAAACTTTAATCGAGGGTGATCTGACTTGCTCTGGAAGTGCTGACTGCAGAGCATCTTATATTGATAACTGGGGCACCATGCTTCGGGTGGAATGTACCTGTAATAATGTTCCACTAACTGAACAGTCTTTATGCAAGCTCTTCTATCATATGCTTCACAGCAAGTCCTGCTTTAGTAAGTGACAGGAGGGAAAATACACTGTAAAATATTGGTTTCACACAACAAAATTAATTAATTGAGTTAGATCACGAGTTCAATAAAATATTTCGTTGTGCCAAATTTATCACCAGTGTAACATTGTTAACATCAGTAAAGTTATATCTGGGATACATTTGTCCAGATGAACTAACTATGCAGAATGGTGCTCTTTGATGTCTGTAAACATTTAAATGTCTGTTCAGAGTAAAATTGTGAACTGAAATTGTTAAACAAAGTCAGCAGAATCACTATGAAGGCAATAATTTCTAATTATGACATTAAATAAGAGAAACACTGTAAAGCATTTTAGCTAGCAGTCACTGGGTATGTTTCTGTATCTGTTTTTCAGTGCTCTGGTAGATTACCTTTTCTCCTTCTGATGGTtcatcagatttaaaaaaaaatcgtgaAAATACTAAGGATAGCGTTAGATTGGCTAGAAGTGCATTTCTCAAAACATTTACTTAAGAGGAACCTAGATGAGGATTTTAAGTGTAGTTCGAGTAGCCTTTGAAACAGTAATGAATTCCACAGAAAGTTTCTATGGTATTTTATCTATCATTATCCATCTTCAAATAGTTTCTCAACAAAAATGAAAGAAGAGTCCAAAATGTCATGTCTTTTTGAGTCAGGATCTTCAAAGACTTCCTTCTTCTTTCATTTCTGAGCACAGGTTTAGGAACATacgaatggtcatactgggtcagaccaaaagtccatccagaccagtagCCTGACTTCTAATagtagccagtgccagatgtttcagatGGGATAAACAGAAATGGAAAATTATCAAAGTATCCATCCTCTCTTGCCCACTCTCAGCTTCTAGCACTCCAAACATGGACAAAAAGACCTTATACAATAAAATATGTATAATATGCTTAATGAGAAGTAATGACTCAGGTCAGGGAGTGGGGTGAGaaaggaggcaactgcctttctgggggcacagagccagtcCTCCCtgtcttgcccaggggccctgctcTTATTCATTTTGAACTGAAGAagcttcttttttatttaaaaaaatgataatgaaaaaaaa of Pelodiscus sinensis isolate JC-2024 chromosome 3, ASM4963464v1, whole genome shotgun sequence contains these proteins:
- the GFRAL gene encoding GDNF family receptor alpha-like; this translates as MGLNAQYQLIIIVFFYPVLVVYFQNTSASQTTDCLHLKEQCIRAANGCESVWNVIEDACNISGNSCKAKDSVGCNTTIQFLADQYPQFKDCICTKDGYCSTKLLLEKQCTITKGHLEPSLSPDNQLSFMSHSKPKSIQRIGESENDCSIAKQSCREDHNCFMKYKNFQRVCRAEVAKCSLQMVGQQCLSAWKELRKTVLGNCKCSEPVQKRCAKIWNSIFNNTCLQYAQETPASATRKEDYDHERNQGIHPDNINMETKLQWNLSALSKLEYTENGTCFDVNKECIEDEICNKQLSLYLKVCSVTRKQCHMEQCRAAIRFFYQNMPFNVAQMLTFCDCAQPDESCQQAKELLHGKPCAVNIVPPPSCLNVIHKCQDNELCRKKYEVFQSTCWRHVTKRCYDDKTCLETLIEGDLTCSGSADCRASYIDNWGTMLRVECTCNNVPLTEQSLCKLFYHMLHSKSCFNQISRGKTDHELILTDMPGEKLPITRLHSLFNGEAIYIIAYTSCIALILGIALVAFLKTRTCRAIYQSRNSSPVHSSEILMVH